From one Amia ocellicauda isolate fAmiCal2 chromosome 17, fAmiCal2.hap1, whole genome shotgun sequence genomic stretch:
- the LOC136712926 gene encoding retinal cone rhodopsin-sensitive cGMP 3',5'-cyclic phosphodiesterase subunit gamma, with amino-acid sequence MNITTNTSNPTTPTHVTGGATTPRKGPPKFKQRQTRQFKSKPPKKGIKGFGDDIPGMEGLGTDITVICPWEAFSHLELHELAQFGII; translated from the exons ATGAACATCACTACAAACACCTCCaaccccaccacccccacccaTGTCACCGGGGGGGCCACAACTCCAAGGAAGGGACCTCCCAAATTCAAGCAAAGGCAGACCCGACAGTTCAAGAGCAAGCCCCCAAAGAAAGGAATTAAGGG ATTTGGTGATGACATTCCTGGAATGGAGGGTCTGGGAACAG ATATTACGGTCATCTGCCCCTGGGAAGCATTCAGCCATTTGGAGCTACATGAGCTGGCACAGTTTGGAATCATCTGA